The genome window GTCTTACTGATCTGGCCGGAAAGAGAGGATAATCTTAAACGGCAGAGGTAAAACTATTATTCATCAAGTCTGCCAAATTTACCGTTCTGGAAATCCTGAAATGCCTCAAACACTTCCCGGCGTGTATTCATCACGAACGGTCCGTGGGCAGCAATGGGTTCGTTAATCGGCTCACCGCTCAGGATAAGGACAACAGAGTTCTCTGATGCTTCAATGGTAAATTGCTCCCCCTTGTTTTCAAACAGCACGAAATGATCAGCCGGTGCCTGCTCCTGGCCATTAACGGTGATGCTGCCTTCAATAACCAAAAGCGCAGTATTATACTGAGCAGGGAATGAAAAATCAGCTTTTGCACCTGAGTGCAGTTTTGCATTCATCAGGTGAACCGGCGTAAAGGTTGAAGCAGCACCCTTTACTGCTTTATATTCTCCCACAATCACTTCAATCTCTCCGTCATTGTTTTCAAGTATATACCGTCCGAACTGACTGTTTGCCAGCGCCTGATATTTTGGCGGAGACATTTTATCCTTTGCAGGCAGGTTTACCCACAACTGAACCATCTGAAACTCACCGCCGGTTTTGCTCCACTCTTCTTCATGGTACTCTTTGTGCAGAACTCCCGATGCAGCCGTCATCCATTGCACGTCACCTTCTCCGATTACACCGCCTCCCCCGCTGCTATCATGATGGGCAACACGGCCTTTGTAAGCGATGGTAACCGTTTCAAATCCGCGGTGAGGATGCACACTCACACCCCGGGGTTTGTCTGACGGAGGAAAATGATGCTTTGAGTTATAGTCCAGCATGATAAAAGGATTCATGCGCTCCATCTCAAGATGGAATCCGCCCGGGATAAAATTATGCACCCGGAATCCGTCCCCCACCCAGTGAAACTGCGGCGGGGCAGCAATCAATTCGACTTTTTTGGTATTCATAACTTATTTCCTTCTTTTTTATGAGGTAAATTAGGCAAAGGATGGAGCGGAAAAGTTAATGTAGGTTAAGAAATTGAGGGGGCAGTTTACACATACTTGATACCCGCTGCACTTAACACAGGAAAAAGGTAAACACGCCCTGACATTCTCTACGGTTACAAGGATTTTATCGGGACATAATCTTTACCATGACCACAGCATCATGGTAATCCGGGGTAAAATCTTCCGGGAGCCAATCGGTTTCAACAAATCCTGCTTTTTTGTATGCTTTGATTGCGTTACTATTTCGTTTTGATGGGGCTATGATTATTGTTTTACATTTCAGCTCTTTATGAAGGTAATCACACAACAGAATAATTGCTTCTGTGCCAAGACCCTTTCCGGTAAACTTCCTGTCAGAGAGCCAGATATCAATTTCAGTTGAATTTGATTGTGTATCAATTTCATTATAATTAATCTGCCCGATTTCCTCCTGGTTATGTAAAATTATAAAACAGCGTCCGCTTAGCGGCTGCGAACCGTCAAAATAGTAATCTAAATAATCCTGATCAAACTCCTCCCACGTTGGCGCGGGTGCGTCAGGAAAGTGGGGCGGTCCAAGCATTTCAGCCGTCAGGTTTGAGTGAGCCAGCCAGTTGTATAAATTTCTTTTATCCTGTATGGAAGCAGGTCTGAGAGTTACTCTCTCTGATGATAATTTGTTTTGCATAAAAAAATAATTAATTAATAATGTATTAATAAATCCTGATGTAAGGTAAACTGTTCAATTTACCTGAGAAGTAACGACTTATAAAAAACACTCCGGAAAACCATGCTTGCCTGTGTCATCGAACGATATTTTATACACATTTAAGCAGTATATCTGTGTTTTGGTAAGTTCATTTTCAGAAAAGAACATTCGTATTCTGTCTGCGGACACTACACCGGCTTCAGCGGCTGATAGCATAGCAACACAGCCCCGCCTGAAAATGTTTTTAAATTGACAAGAGCAAACTTTGAACGGATATTTAAATCTTCAAACAGCATTTGACCCGTTCCGGCAGCGACAGGATGTATGCAGAGCTGAAGTTCATCAATCAGATTAAGATTCAACAAACCGACGATGATGCTTCTGCTGCTTACCAGAATATCTCTGCCTGGCATCTGTCTGAGCGCCAGAACTTCATCCCTGAGCCCCTGTTTGGCAATGGAAGCTGAATGCCATCCGGTATGGGTCAGTGTTTTTGAAAATACAATTTTCTGAATTCCATCAATAGCGAGGGCAAAATCATCCATCGCTTTATTGCCGGAAGGGTTCTGAAGTAATGTCTGCCAGTAGGTCATGAGCTGGTAGGTAATTCTGCCGAAAAGCGCGGTGTCTGCATTTTTCAACTGTTCAGAGTAATGGTTATGAATTTCTTCATCAGGATCAACCGCAGTGTGGTCGAATCTGCCATCCAGCGTCATGTTTATTCCCGCGATTAATTTTCTCATGTGTGTATACTCTTCAATTTATTCGTCATATAAAACCAGAGGATTCCTTTCTCAGCAAAAGTGGATGACTAAAGAATATTTTGTAAAGAAATAGTACAATTAATTTTGCTTGGGTTTTTCAGCGTCAAAATACTCATTTTTTGATGCGTCAAGCTGTGCCGTGATGCGTTCGAAGTTCTGATCGCCTGGTTTCAGGTTTACAAATTTTTCTATCAGCCGGCTGCGTTTGAAGAGGAAGAAAGTGTTTTCCGCCTGAGGATTGATTTTATTCAGATCAACTTCAGATTCACTGTCTGTAAAAGAGGGAACATACGTTAATGCGACATGTTTAATTTTCAGCTCTCTGCCAATTTCTGACAATTCCTCTTCTCTCCGGCTTTTACTGTAATCTTTTTCATTGCCGTAAATAAAATATACTTTAAGATACTTCCCCCGTTTGCTGCTTTCATTTTCCAGGAAGATAAGCCATTGTCTGATTTCGTTCCAGTCAGGATTATCACCAACAAAATAAAGGATTCCATGATACCATCCATATTTACAGACCGGGCAGGTGCGGGTTCCTTTGTCGGGACCCCATGCGTGATACGGGATGAACGAAAAGATATCCTCTCCGACCTGTATCCCGGACTGATACCCTGTTTCATGTTTAACTGGATAGTCGGGGATGTTTAATCCAAGAATGATATTCCTTTCACCAACCTGCAGTTCTCCCTGTTGAACAAAGCGCAGCACACCACTGCCGCAGCGGTTTTCCAGACGCTTTCTTCTTGCAGTGGTCAGAAGCGGGTCATCATCAAATACATAATCATCAATGTAGTATTCGTTTATATCGTTGGGTTCTTTTACGGTCAGATGTATATGAGCAGGTTCATCTGCCGCGGGGTAGGCGCCCGGGCGTGTTGTATATATAGAGTATTTCCCATCAGCATCTGTTTTTACCCATCCGCGGATATAGCCGTGAGTCTGCCCAAGATTATTCGGAGTCATGCTTCTGCTCTCCTCCGGTTTATGAAGATACCTGCCTTCAGTGTTGGTCTGATAGTAATAGAGGAGGACATCCGGCGCCGGAGTTTTTCCGTCACGCTGATATACAACTCCGGTCAGCAGAATTTTTTGACCGCCATGGTTCCACGCAGGACTGGTATCAACCGCACTGATGCTTTTTGGGATGCCATAATACGTGAATTCACTATTTTCGAATGCTCCTCCGACCGTCTTGCCGGAATGAGAGTTCTGATTTGTCTGCCCATTGCAACTGACTACAAAACTGCAGAGGAAAAGGAGAAATCCGATCTGGTACGAGTGCTTCATAAATCCTTGGTGATAATTTGAACAACTGGCTGTCTGCCCCCCGGGGAAACGAAAGAATTGTTAGGGTGAAGATTCGAAAATATGAGGAAAATCGGGAAAAAACAATATATCAGAAGGTGAGAAAAAAGGGGAGGTTATAAGCGCCTTAAACAAAGATGCAGCAAGGGAAGGAACGGAGGGTCTTTCTTTCGCCATACCGACACTTCAGAAACCTGCATCCCTTAGCGAAGCAGCAACAATCTTATAGTCGAAGAAAAACCATCGGCCGTCATTTTGCAGAAGTATACTCCGCTCATCTCTGCTGATGCATTCCATCGTGCGGTGTAGCTGCCAGCGGCTCTTTCTTCATTCACCAGAACTGCCACCTCACGCCCGAGAACATCGTAAACAGCAAGTTTAACTCTGCTCTGTTCCGCAATCTGAAAATCAAACTGCGTTTCGGGATTAAACGGATTCGGGAAATTTTGAGAGAGGGCAAATTTATCAGGGAAATCGGCCTTTTCTGTGTATATAACATTTGTTGAAGGAGCAATTACCTGATTCAGGCGTTCCCAAATCTGGTTGTTTAATGTTGTCGGTACAAGAGAGTTGTCAGGTGAATCACCCATGCGGATGGTTACAATCCCGAGACTTGGTACGATATTCAATATTTGACCATTTTTGCCCAATGCAGAGAACATATCCTTTGGGGCTTGAGGAGACAAGTATCCGGGGAATACCAGTTGAGAAGTTGGGAGCATATGTGATGATTTTCCGTTGAGCCACCAGAGATAACCGTATGACAGGTTAATGTTTTGAGATGTGTTTGTCATGGCAGAAAAATATCCGGTATCGCTCAATACAGCCGTATTCTCCCACCGCCCCCGGTTTAGCATGAGCAATCCAAACCGTGCCATACTTCTGGGGGTTGTATATAACACATTATTGTAGCTGCCCGAGCGAATGAATAAACCATTCATGCCAATCTTAGTGCGTACGCGGGAGAAATAGAATTGATTCAGTGTCTCGCCGGTTGATTTATATATAACAGAATCAAGCAGGGTGTATGGTGCATTATGGTAAGCCCATCTGGTTCCTGCGTCTGCCTTGTAGATCAGGCAGGATGGAAGAGTGCAGTCATCGTCAGCAACGCCGTCATCCAGTCCGGTTGTCATGGTCAGCTGATTCCATACGGTGATTCTTTTTTCCTTCTCCGGAGGCAGGCTGGTCCATCCGCTGCCAAGCCATTTTGATGAGGTATCGGAAAGAGAGAGGAAACCCTCCTTCTGTGCGATTCCCACAAGTACCGCTGTCATCGTTTTTCCGGCAGAAGCCCAGTACCAGAGACTATCCTTTGTGAAGGTCCCGAAATATTTTTCAAGCGCTATTTTCCCATCTTTCAAAACAATAAATGCCCGCGTATTATTGTTTTCCAGAAATGAGTAAAGCGGAGGTAACTGTTCAATGTTCCACCCCAGACCCGAAAGCGACACGGTATCCCATTGACTGCCGCTCAGCGGAGGGAAGTAATAATTTTGAGCGTTAAGCGGTAAGCAATAAAAGAT of Ignavibacteriales bacterium contains these proteins:
- a CDS encoding pirin family protein; this encodes MNTKKVELIAAPPQFHWVGDGFRVHNFIPGGFHLEMERMNPFIMLDYNSKHHFPPSDKPRGVSVHPHRGFETVTIAYKGRVAHHDSSGGGGVIGEGDVQWMTAASGVLHKEYHEEEWSKTGGEFQMVQLWVNLPAKDKMSPPKYQALANSQFGRYILENNDGEIEVIVGEYKAVKGAASTFTPVHLMNAKLHSGAKADFSFPAQYNTALLVIEGSITVNGQEQAPADHFVLFENKGEQFTIEASENSVVLILSGEPINEPIAAHGPFVMNTRREVFEAFQDFQNGKFGRLDE
- a CDS encoding GNAT family N-acetyltransferase, translated to MQNKLSSERVTLRPASIQDKRNLYNWLAHSNLTAEMLGPPHFPDAPAPTWEEFDQDYLDYYFDGSQPLSGRCFIILHNQEEIGQINYNEIDTQSNSTEIDIWLSDRKFTGKGLGTEAIILLCDYLHKELKCKTIIIAPSKRNSNAIKAYKKAGFVETDWLPEDFTPDYHDAVVMVKIMSR
- a CDS encoding dihydrofolate reductase family protein, which encodes MRKLIAGINMTLDGRFDHTAVDPDEEIHNHYSEQLKNADTALFGRITYQLMTYWQTLLQNPSGNKAMDDFALAIDGIQKIVFSKTLTHTGWHSASIAKQGLRDEVLALRQMPGRDILVSSRSIIVGLLNLNLIDELQLCIHPVAAGTGQMLFEDLNIRSKFALVNLKTFSGGAVLLCYQPLKPV
- a CDS encoding intradiol ring-cleavage dioxygenase, which translates into the protein MKHSYQIGFLLFLCSFVVSCNGQTNQNSHSGKTVGGAFENSEFTYYGIPKSISAVDTSPAWNHGGQKILLTGVVYQRDGKTPAPDVLLYYYQTNTEGRYLHKPEESRSMTPNNLGQTHGYIRGWVKTDADGKYSIYTTRPGAYPAADEPAHIHLTVKEPNDINEYYIDDYVFDDDPLLTTARRKRLENRCGSGVLRFVQQGELQVGERNIILGLNIPDYPVKHETGYQSGIQVGEDIFSFIPYHAWGPDKGTRTCPVCKYGWYHGILYFVGDNPDWNEIRQWLIFLENESSKRGKYLKVYFIYGNEKDYSKSRREEELSEIGRELKIKHVALTYVPSFTDSESEVDLNKINPQAENTFFLFKRSRLIEKFVNLKPGDQNFERITAQLDASKNEYFDAEKPKQN
- a CDS encoding serine hydrolase, with translation MKLLRVLIFSTIFYCLPLNAQNYYFPPLSGSQWDTVSLSGLGWNIEQLPPLYSFLENNNTRAFIVLKDGKIALEKYFGTFTKDSLWYWASAGKTMTAVLVGIAQKEGFLSLSDTSSKWLGSGWTSLPPEKEKRITVWNQLTMTTGLDDGVADDDCTLPSCLIYKADAGTRWAYHNAPYTLLDSVIYKSTGETLNQFYFSRVRTKIGMNGLFIRSGSYNNVLYTTPRSMARFGLLMLNRGRWENTAVLSDTGYFSAMTNTSQNINLSYGYLWWLNGKSSHMLPTSQLVFPGYLSPQAPKDMFSALGKNGQILNIVPSLGIVTIRMGDSPDNSLVPTTLNNQIWERLNQVIAPSTNVIYTEKADFPDKFALSQNFPNPFNPETQFDFQIAEQSRVKLAVYDVLGREVAVLVNEERAAGSYTARWNASAEMSGVYFCKMTADGFSSTIRLLLLR